TCGGGGTGGCCAGGCAGGCGACCGAGAAGACCGGTGACGGCGGGGTCGAGGACGGCTGGGCGCACACCGCCCAGTAGGCGTGTCCAGTCGGCCGCCCTCGCGTTCCTGACGGGGCTGGTCTCGCCGGCCGGGTGCACCTAGCCGAGCAGCACCTCCTCGACGGTGCGGGCCGGTTCCAGCCGCACGATGACGGCCTTCGACACCGGGGTGTTGCTGCCCTCGGCGAGGTGGTCCAGCGGCACGAGAACGTTGGCCTCCGGATAGTACGCCGCCGCGCAGCCGCGCGCTGTGGGGTAGGACACCGCCCGGAACCCGCGCAGCACCCGCTCGACGTTGTCGGGGTAGACGCCATGGACATCCACCAGCTGTTCGTCGGCCAGGCCCAGCTCCACGAGGTCGTTGGGATTGACGAACACCACGTGCCGGCCCTTCTTTATGCCGCGGTACCGGTCGTCGTGCCCGTAGATCGTGGTGTTGAACTGGTCGTGCGAACGCAGGCTCTGCAGGATGAGCGTGCCGTCGGGCCGGTCGAGGTACTCGAGGTCGTTGACGGTGAGCATGGCCTTCCCGGTGGGCGTGGGGAACGTGCGAGAGTCGCGCGGGCCGTTCGGCAACAGGAAGCCGCCGTCCTGGCGGATCTTGGTGTTGTAGTCCTCGCAGCCGGCGACGACGTGCGAGATGTGCTCCCGGATCAGGTCGTAGTCCCGCTCGAAGCCCACCCAGTCCACATCCACCGTGGTGCCGAGCACCGCCCGGGCCAGCCGGCTCACAATCGCCACCTCCGACAACAGGTCGGGTGACACCGGCGCCACCTGACCCCACGACGGATGCACCGCGCAGACCGTGTCCTCCACCGACACGAACTGCACGCCCGTGGCCTGCCGGTCGATCTCGGTACGGCCCATGGTCGGCAGGATCAGGGCTTCCTCGCCCACCACGGCGTGCGACCGGTTGAGCTTGGTGGACACCTGCACGGTCATCTCCGCGCCGTGCATCGCCGCCTCGGCGGCCTGGGTGTCGCTGATCGCGGCCACGAGGTTGCCGCCGAGCGCCATGAACACCTTGATGCGGCCGTCGCGCAGCCCGTTGATCGTGTCGACCGAGTCGGTGCCGTGGGCGCGGGGCGGGGCGAAGCCGAACTCCCGCTCCAGGCTGTCGAGGAACGCCGGCGGCATCTGCTCCCAGATGCCCATGGTGCGGTCGCCCTGCACGTTGCTGTGCCCGCGAATCGGCGAGGCACCCGCGCCGGGCTTGCCGATGTTGCCGCGGAGCAGCAGCAGGTTGATGATCTCCTTGATCGTGGCGACACCCTTCTTGTGCTGGGTGAGTCCCATCGCCCAGGTGATGATCACCTTCTCGGCCCGGAGATAGCGTGCGGCGAGCTCGTCGATCTCGGCGGCGCGGAGGCCCGTGGCCTCGAGCACGGCCTTCTCGTCGACCTGGTTGAGGTGTTCGGTCAGTTCCTCGAGGCCCTGGCAGTGCTCGCGCAGGAACTCGTGGTCGAGCACCGTGCCCGGGTTCGCGGCTTCTGCCGCGAGCACCCGCTTCGACACGGCCTGCAGCAACGCCATGTCGCCGCCGAGACGCACCTGCACGAACTGATCGGCCATGTCGGTGCCGTGGCCGATGATGCCCTTGACCCGCTGCGGGTTCTTGTAGCGCTTGAGTCCGGCCTCCGGCATGGGGTTGACCGCGACGATCTCGGCGCCGTTCTCCTTCGCCTCTTCCAGGGCGGTCAGCATCCGGGGGTGGTTGGTGCCCGGGTTCTGGCCCATCACGATGATGAGGTCGGCCTGGCCGAAGTCGTCGTAGGTGATGGTGGCCTTGCCGATGCCGATGGTCTGGCCCATCGCCCAGCCGGACGATTCGTGGCACATGTTGGAACAGTC
This is a stretch of genomic DNA from Cryobacterium soli. It encodes these proteins:
- a CDS encoding FdhF/YdeP family oxidoreductase; its protein translation is MSPKRITPNPEANGASPVELDDTDEAGESTLEVGSPKSWAAGVPGVLHSTIPALEHMGITRSRKTLLAMNQKDGFDCMSCAWPDPTHRKTFEFCENGAKAVTWEATPVTIGSEFWAEHPVSDLQGRTEYWLGLQGRLIEPVYKAAGDDHYRPVSWSEAFRVIADKLNGLDSPDQAAFYTSGRTSNEAAFAYQLFVRAFGTNNLPDCSNMCHESSGWAMGQTIGIGKATITYDDFGQADLIIVMGQNPGTNHPRMLTALEEAKENGAEIVAVNPMPEAGLKRYKNPQRVKGIIGHGTDMADQFVQVRLGGDMALLQAVSKRVLAAEAANPGTVLDHEFLREHCQGLEELTEHLNQVDEKAVLEATGLRAAEIDELAARYLRAEKVIITWAMGLTQHKKGVATIKEIINLLLLRGNIGKPGAGASPIRGHSNVQGDRTMGIWEQMPPAFLDSLEREFGFAPPRAHGTDSVDTINGLRDGRIKVFMALGGNLVAAISDTQAAEAAMHGAEMTVQVSTKLNRSHAVVGEEALILPTMGRTEIDRQATGVQFVSVEDTVCAVHPSWGQVAPVSPDLLSEVAIVSRLARAVLGTTVDVDWVGFERDYDLIREHISHVVAGCEDYNTKIRQDGGFLLPNGPRDSRTFPTPTGKAMLTVNDLEYLDRPDGTLILQSLRSHDQFNTTIYGHDDRYRGIKKGRHVVFVNPNDLVELGLADEQLVDVHGVYPDNVERVLRGFRAVSYPTARGCAAAYYPEANVLVPLDHLAEGSNTPVSKAVIVRLEPARTVEEVLLG